Proteins encoded by one window of Arabidopsis thaliana chromosome 2, partial sequence:
- a CDS encoding Plant basic secretory protein (BSP) family protein (Plant basic secretory protein (BSP) family protein; FUNCTIONS IN: molecular_function unknown; INVOLVED IN: defense response; CONTAINS InterPro DOMAIN/s: Uncharacterised protein family, basic secretory protein (InterPro:IPR007541); BEST Arabidopsis thaliana protein match is: Plant basic secretory protein (BSP) family protein (TAIR:AT2G15220.1); Has 30201 Blast hits to 17322 proteins in 780 species: Archae - 12; Bacteria - 1396; Metazoa - 17338; Fungi - 3422; Plants - 5037; Viruses - 0; Other Eukaryotes - 2996 (source: NCBI BLink).), which produces MENSNGIAYSSQDEIHYNAGSLVDDKGYVRRGFTGVVYHEVVHSWQWNGAGRAPGGLIEGIADYVRLKAGYVASHWVRPGGGDRWDQGYDVTARFLEYCNDLRNGFVAELNKKMRSDYNDGFFVDLLGKDVNQLWREYKANYGQ; this is translated from the coding sequence ATGGAGAACAGTAACGGCATAGCATACAGCTCGCAAGACGAGATACATTACAACGCGGGATCTCTCGTGGATGACAAAGGATATGTAAGGAGGGGATTTACCGGGGTGGTTTATCACGAGGTGGTCCATTCTTGGCAGTGGAACGGTGCAGGTCGGGCTCCGGGAGGGCTTATCGAAGGGATCGCGGATTACGTGAGGCTGAAAGCGGGTTATGTTGCGAGTCATTGGGTGAGGCCTGGTGGTGGTGATAGGTGGGATCAGGGTTACGATGTCACCGCTAGGTTTTTGGAGTATTGTAACGATTTGAGGAATGGATTTGTGGCGGAGCTgaacaagaagatgaggaGTGACTACAATGATGGCTTCTTTGTTGATTTGCTTGGGAAAGACGTTAATCAACTCTGGAGAGAGTACAAGGCCAACTATGGTCAATGA
- a CDS encoding Plant basic secretory protein (BSP) family protein (Plant basic secretory protein (BSP) family protein; FUNCTIONS IN: molecular_function unknown; INVOLVED IN: defense response; LOCATED IN: endomembrane system; CONTAINS InterPro DOMAIN/s: Uncharacterised protein family, basic secretory protein (InterPro:IPR007541); BEST Arabidopsis thaliana protein match is: Plant basic secretory protein (BSP) family protein (TAIR:AT2G15220.1); Has 318 Blast hits to 318 proteins in 96 species: Archae - 0; Bacteria - 84; Metazoa - 0; Fungi - 62; Plants - 171; Viruses - 0; Other Eukaryotes - 1 (source: NCBI BLink).): MACHKIFLVISLMLAVSLVSAVDFSVVDNTGDSPGGRRFRNEIGGVSYGEQSLRDATDFTWRLFQQTNPSDRKDVTKITLFMENSNGIAYSSQDEIHYNAGSLVDDKGYVRRGFTGVVYHEVVHSWQWNGAGRAPGGLIEGIADYVRLKAGYVASHWVRPGGGDRWDQGYDVTARFLEYCNDLRNGFVAELNKKMRSDYNDGFFVDLLGKDVNQLWREYKANYGQ; the protein is encoded by the coding sequence atggcttGTCACAAAATTTTCCTTGTAATATCTCTAATGCTCGCTGTCTCATTGGTCAGTGCAGTTGACTTCTCTGTTGTCGACAATACTGGCGACTCTCCTGGAGGAAGGAGATTCCGGAATGAGATCGGCGGCGTGAGTTATGGCGAACAATCACTGAGAGATGCAACGGACTTCACGTGGCGTTTGTTCCAACAAACTAACCCTTCAGACAGAAAGGACGTTACAAAGATCACACTCTTCATGGAGAACAGTAACGGCATAGCATACAGCTCGCAAGACGAGATACATTACAACGCGGGATCTCTCGTGGATGACAAAGGATATGTAAGGAGGGGATTTACCGGGGTGGTTTATCACGAGGTGGTCCATTCTTGGCAGTGGAACGGTGCAGGTCGGGCTCCGGGAGGGCTTATCGAAGGGATCGCGGATTACGTGAGGCTGAAAGCGGGTTATGTTGCGAGTCATTGGGTGAGGCCTGGTGGTGGTGATAGGTGGGATCAGGGTTACGATGTCACCGCTAGGTTTTTGGAGTATTGTAACGATTTGAGGAATGGATTTGTGGCGGAGCTgaacaagaagatgaggaGTGACTACAATGATGGCTTCTTTGTTGATTTGCTTGGGAAAGACGTTAATCAACTCTGGAGAGAGTACAAGGCCAACTATGGTCAATGA